In a single window of the Myxococcus stipitatus genome:
- a CDS encoding M14 family zinc carboxypeptidase — MLLATALSLALTQAPAPLTTVSEASGWTRTGRYPEVESLCRAFVKSFPGKARCETFGTSPEGRPMLALIASADGVLTPTAAKKKARPVVFFQGGIHAGEIDGKDAGFWLLRDMLTGKALPGVLKGVTAVFVPVFNVDGHERFGPNNRPNQVGPEEMGWRVTGHNLNLNRDYVKADAPEMVALLRYLHAWDPVVYADLHVTDGAKFEPDVAVGIEPQQTGPEKLRELGVKLRQELFQELETQGHQPLAFYPSFLQEDDPTSGFAYGVPPPRMSHAYAAVHHRFGVLVETHSWKPYAERVKATRDVVAGLLRLVARDGAALLSALKDTDAQATSGQTREVVLAWKNTDKKQTLDFRGYAYERGPSDVSGQTWIRYDDSKPQIWKVPYFSELTPALTTTVPAGGYLVPPAHAAWVAEKLTTHGLRFQRLSRATPAADVEVFRATEAKWGAQPNEGHQMLTVKGAWEKQTQELPAGTLYVPTAQPGVELVAHLFEPSAPDSLLAWGFFNAHFEQKEYVEDYVLEPFARELLAKDAAVKAEWDAKLKDPAFAKDARARLRFFYERHPARDTRLRVYPVLRTATAPTGLTAGR, encoded by the coding sequence ATGCTCCTCGCCACCGCACTCTCCCTGGCGCTCACCCAGGCGCCCGCTCCCCTCACGACCGTGTCCGAAGCCAGCGGCTGGACGCGCACCGGCCGCTACCCGGAGGTCGAGTCGCTCTGCCGCGCCTTCGTGAAGTCCTTCCCCGGCAAGGCCCGCTGCGAGACCTTCGGCACCAGCCCGGAGGGCCGGCCCATGCTCGCGCTCATCGCCAGCGCGGACGGCGTGCTCACCCCCACCGCCGCGAAGAAGAAGGCGCGCCCCGTCGTCTTCTTCCAGGGCGGCATCCACGCCGGAGAAATCGACGGCAAGGACGCGGGCTTCTGGCTCCTGCGCGACATGCTCACGGGCAAGGCGCTGCCCGGCGTCCTCAAGGGCGTCACCGCCGTCTTCGTCCCCGTCTTCAACGTGGACGGCCACGAGCGCTTCGGCCCCAACAACCGCCCCAACCAGGTGGGCCCCGAGGAGATGGGCTGGCGCGTCACCGGGCACAACCTCAACCTCAACCGCGACTACGTGAAGGCCGACGCCCCGGAGATGGTGGCCCTGCTGCGCTACCTGCACGCGTGGGACCCCGTCGTCTACGCGGACCTGCACGTCACCGACGGCGCCAAGTTCGAGCCCGACGTCGCCGTCGGCATCGAGCCCCAGCAGACCGGCCCGGAGAAGCTGCGCGAGCTGGGCGTGAAGCTGCGCCAGGAGCTGTTCCAGGAGCTGGAGACCCAAGGACACCAGCCCCTCGCCTTCTACCCCTCCTTCCTCCAGGAGGACGACCCGACCTCTGGCTTCGCCTACGGCGTGCCGCCCCCGCGCATGAGCCACGCGTACGCCGCCGTCCACCACCGCTTCGGCGTGCTGGTGGAGACCCACTCCTGGAAGCCCTATGCCGAGCGCGTGAAGGCCACGCGCGACGTCGTGGCGGGCCTGCTGCGCCTGGTCGCCCGCGATGGCGCCGCGCTGCTGTCCGCGCTGAAGGACACCGACGCCCAGGCCACCTCCGGCCAGACGCGCGAGGTCGTCCTCGCCTGGAAGAACACGGACAAGAAGCAGACCCTCGACTTCCGCGGCTACGCCTACGAGCGCGGCCCCTCCGACGTCTCCGGGCAGACCTGGATTCGCTACGACGACTCCAAGCCCCAAATCTGGAAGGTGCCCTACTTCAGCGAGCTGACGCCGGCCCTCACCACCACCGTCCCCGCGGGCGGCTACCTGGTGCCCCCCGCCCACGCCGCCTGGGTGGCGGAGAAGCTCACCACCCACGGTCTGCGCTTCCAGCGCCTGTCGCGCGCGACCCCCGCCGCCGACGTGGAGGTCTTCCGCGCCACCGAGGCGAAGTGGGGCGCCCAGCCCAACGAGGGCCACCAGATGCTCACCGTCAAGGGCGCCTGGGAGAAGCAGACCCAGGAGCTGCCCGCGGGCACCCTCTACGTCCCCACGGCCCAGCCGGGCGTGGAGCTGGTGGCGCACCTGTTCGAGCCCTCCGCGCCGGACTCGCTGCTGGCGTGGGGCTTCTTCAACGCCCACTTCGAGCAGAAGGAGTACGTCGAGGACTACGTGCTGGAGCCCTTCGCCCGCGAGCTGCTCGCCAAGGACGCCGCCGTGAAGGCCGAGTGGGACGCGAAGCTGAAGGACCCCGCCTTCGCCAAGGACGCGCGCGCCCGCCTGCGCTTCTTCTACGAGCGTCACCCCGCCCGCGACACGCGCCTGCGCGTCTACCCCGTGCTGCGCACCGCCACCGCGCCCACGGGCCTGACGGCGGGCCGCTGA
- a CDS encoding MBL fold metallo-hydrolase, with protein sequence MAMRFKNLDGSGPQPFSSVFKWAVADKLSGRRRKAPERAPVPRVEPDLALLATPPAPGEGARLTWLGHASWLVQLDGVSLLVDPVLRDAINVVIHRNVPPGVPSDKLPPIAASLVSHNHYDHLDLPSLRDVRAPVVTGLGHTPVFRGSGLAVTELDWWQSTKVGPVTVHYVPSQHWSRRGLNDANDMLWGGFVIEGSSARVYHSGDTAWFDGFQEIGRRFPGIDAAMLPIGAYDPEWFMSRQHMNPEDAVRAFEALGATRFLAMHWGTFKLTDEPLDEPPRRLDAEWNRRGWSREHLYVLPVGGTLTLRGG encoded by the coding sequence ATGGCCATGCGCTTCAAGAACCTGGATGGCAGCGGCCCGCAGCCGTTCAGCAGCGTCTTCAAGTGGGCCGTGGCCGACAAGCTCTCCGGACGCCGTCGCAAGGCGCCGGAGCGCGCCCCGGTCCCCCGCGTGGAGCCGGACCTCGCCCTGCTCGCCACGCCGCCAGCCCCCGGAGAGGGGGCGCGGCTCACCTGGCTCGGCCACGCCAGCTGGCTCGTCCAGCTCGACGGCGTGTCGCTCCTCGTCGACCCCGTGCTGCGTGACGCCATCAACGTCGTCATCCACCGCAACGTCCCGCCCGGCGTCCCCTCCGACAAGCTGCCTCCCATCGCCGCCAGCCTCGTCTCCCACAACCACTACGACCACCTCGACCTCCCCAGCCTCCGCGACGTGCGCGCGCCCGTCGTCACCGGCCTGGGCCACACGCCCGTGTTCAGGGGTTCGGGCCTCGCCGTCACGGAGCTCGACTGGTGGCAGTCCACGAAGGTCGGCCCCGTCACCGTCCACTACGTCCCGTCGCAACACTGGAGCCGGCGCGGCCTCAACGACGCCAACGACATGCTCTGGGGCGGCTTCGTCATCGAGGGCTCCAGCGCCCGCGTCTACCACTCCGGCGACACCGCCTGGTTCGACGGCTTCCAGGAAATCGGTCGGAGATTCCCGGGTATCGACGCCGCCATGCTCCCCATCGGCGCGTATGACCCGGAGTGGTTCATGAGCCGCCAGCACATGAACCCCGAGGACGCCGTGCGCGCCTTCGAGGCGCTCGGCGCCACCCGCTTCCTCGCCATGCACTGGGGCACCTTCAAGCTCACCGACGAGCCGCTCGACGAGCCGCCCCGCCGCCTGGACGCCGAGTGGAACCGACGCGGCTGGTCACGAGAACACCTGTACGTGCTGCCGGTGGGAGGCACGCTCACCCTGCGCGGCGGTTGA
- a CDS encoding Rrf2 family transcriptional regulator — protein MRRDSRLSVALHVLLHLPELGPVVTSEQMGRLLKANPVVVRRTMAGLREAGILRSEKGHGGGWSLARKLESVTLADVYEALGAPTLFSIGPRDESPGCFVEQAVNGALGKALEDAEALLLARLRGTTLADVAASVRRDAARAPRSGSRRTS, from the coding sequence ATGAGACGCGACAGCAGGCTTTCGGTCGCCTTGCATGTGCTGCTGCACCTGCCGGAGCTGGGGCCGGTGGTGACGTCCGAGCAGATGGGGCGGTTGTTGAAGGCGAATCCGGTGGTCGTGCGGCGGACGATGGCGGGGCTGCGCGAGGCGGGCATCCTGCGCTCGGAGAAGGGGCATGGTGGGGGCTGGTCGTTGGCGCGGAAGCTGGAGTCGGTGACGCTGGCGGACGTGTACGAGGCGTTGGGGGCGCCGACGCTGTTCAGCATCGGGCCACGGGACGAGAGCCCCGGGTGTTTCGTCGAGCAGGCCGTCAACGGGGCGCTCGGGAAGGCGTTGGAGGACGCGGAGGCGCTCCTCCTGGCGCGGCTTCGTGGCACCACGCTGGCGGACGTCGCGGCCAGTGTCCGTCGGGATGCCGCGCGTGCTCCGAGGAGTGGTTCTCGCAGGACGTCATGA
- a CDS encoding alpha/beta fold hydrolase, with product MSEITHRTVETNGIRLHVAEAGEGPLVLLLHGWPESWYSWRHQLPVLARAGYRVVAPDVRGYGRSDAPLEVEAYRMKALVADFVGLLDSLGERTAVVVGHDWGAAMAWDCAALHPERFRAVVGMSVPHLGRPPLPPTQLFRKAFGDQWFYILYFQEPGVAEAELEADIPRTMRTVLAGTAGFDVTSEVVRARKPGDEFLTGVPTPERLPSWLTEEDVAYFVGEFSRRGFRGGLNRYRNMDRDWAELPELATVKIEQPALFLVGEKDPGRAFAPVDLMKPLVPNLREVRVLPGAGHWIQQERADEVNAALLEFLASLPA from the coding sequence ATGTCGGAAATCACGCATCGCACGGTCGAGACGAATGGCATCCGTCTCCATGTCGCCGAGGCGGGCGAAGGCCCCCTGGTCTTGTTGCTCCATGGCTGGCCGGAGTCCTGGTACTCGTGGCGGCATCAACTGCCGGTCCTGGCGCGCGCGGGCTATCGCGTGGTCGCACCGGACGTGCGCGGGTATGGGCGCAGTGATGCGCCGCTGGAGGTCGAGGCGTACCGGATGAAGGCGCTGGTCGCGGACTTCGTGGGGCTGCTGGACTCGCTGGGGGAGCGGACGGCGGTGGTGGTGGGGCACGACTGGGGTGCGGCGATGGCGTGGGACTGCGCCGCGCTCCATCCAGAGCGCTTCCGGGCCGTGGTGGGGATGAGCGTCCCGCACCTGGGGCGTCCGCCGCTGCCGCCGACGCAGCTGTTCCGGAAGGCCTTCGGGGACCAGTGGTTCTACATCCTGTACTTCCAGGAGCCGGGGGTCGCGGAGGCGGAGCTCGAGGCGGACATCCCGAGGACGATGCGCACGGTGCTCGCGGGGACGGCGGGCTTCGACGTGACGTCGGAGGTGGTGCGCGCGCGCAAGCCGGGGGATGAATTCCTCACGGGCGTGCCGACGCCGGAGCGTCTGCCTTCGTGGCTCACGGAGGAGGACGTCGCGTACTTCGTGGGCGAGTTCTCGCGCAGGGGTTTCCGGGGTGGGCTCAATCGCTACCGGAACATGGACCGGGACTGGGCGGAGCTGCCGGAGCTGGCGACGGTGAAGATTGAGCAGCCCGCGCTCTTCCTCGTGGGAGAGAAGGACCCGGGGCGGGCCTTCGCTCCGGTGGACCTCATGAAGCCGCTGGTGCCGAACCTCCGGGAGGTGCGGGTCCTGCCGGGGGCGGGGCACTGGATTCAGCAGGAGCGCGCGGACGAGGTGAACGCGGCGCTGCTGGAGTTCCTGGCGTCATTGCCCGCGTGA
- a CDS encoding sensor histidine kinase, translating into MLPSSGSTTRKLLLAFGALVALFTAASGFALARLVDIRDGSHELREAGARVRDTLELATAVRDQYAHVAHTIILGNASHVRFHEESRARVETLTRKLREQAQDDEERAWVADIQRNGDALDRLYRDTLLPAVLAKDQAAVTSAHGHALELVSLIQSRAESLAQRFDTSIGRFEEHVASVEHTSFRWALFLLGGATLFAVGVGIYIGNSVARPVARLSEGTARVARGELDARIPEDDPGELGQLAARFNQMTRALRTHQAQLVQHEKLASVGRLAAGVAHEINNPLGVILGYVRILQRKAEGALAEDLRVVEEEAVRCQQIVEGLLDLSRPGLGPVERVALREVCEDVVARLRESERLGQVEVRVEGEATAWAQPPRLRQVLLNLVKNATEAAGDGGAVELRIEATREGGASVAVSDSGPGVKPEDQPRLFEPFFTTRPTGTGLGLAVSQAIAEAHGGDIVADQGPLGGARFTLRLPPASPAREAMA; encoded by the coding sequence ATGCTTCCCTCTTCCGGCTCCACCACCCGCAAGCTGCTCCTGGCCTTCGGCGCCCTGGTCGCGCTGTTCACGGCGGCCTCGGGCTTCGCGCTCGCCCGGCTGGTGGACATCCGCGACGGCTCGCACGAACTGCGCGAGGCGGGCGCCCGGGTGCGCGACACGCTGGAGCTGGCCACCGCCGTGCGCGACCAGTACGCCCACGTCGCCCACACCATCATCCTCGGCAACGCCAGCCACGTGCGCTTCCACGAGGAGTCCCGCGCGCGCGTGGAGACCCTCACGCGCAAGCTCCGGGAGCAGGCCCAGGACGACGAGGAGCGCGCCTGGGTCGCGGACATCCAGCGCAACGGCGACGCGCTCGACCGCCTCTACCGCGACACCCTCCTGCCCGCCGTGCTGGCGAAGGACCAGGCCGCCGTCACCTCCGCCCACGGCCACGCGCTGGAGCTCGTCTCCCTCATCCAGTCGCGCGCCGAGTCCCTCGCCCAGCGCTTCGACACCTCCATCGGCCGGTTCGAGGAACACGTCGCCTCCGTGGAGCACACCAGCTTCCGCTGGGCCCTCTTCCTGCTCGGGGGCGCCACGCTGTTCGCCGTGGGCGTGGGCATCTACATCGGCAACTCCGTCGCCCGGCCCGTGGCCCGCCTCTCCGAGGGCACCGCCCGCGTGGCGCGCGGTGAGCTCGACGCCCGCATCCCCGAGGACGACCCGGGAGAGCTGGGACAACTCGCCGCGCGCTTCAACCAGATGACCCGCGCCCTGCGCACCCACCAGGCCCAGCTCGTCCAGCACGAGAAGCTCGCCAGCGTGGGGCGGCTCGCGGCGGGCGTGGCGCACGAAATCAACAACCCGCTGGGCGTCATCCTCGGCTATGTGCGCATCCTCCAGCGCAAGGCCGAGGGCGCGCTGGCCGAGGACCTGCGGGTCGTGGAGGAGGAGGCGGTGCGCTGTCAGCAGATCGTCGAGGGGCTGCTCGACCTCTCCCGGCCGGGTCTCGGCCCCGTGGAGCGGGTGGCCCTGCGTGAGGTGTGCGAGGACGTGGTGGCCCGGCTGCGCGAATCCGAGCGGCTCGGACAGGTCGAGGTCCGCGTGGAGGGCGAGGCCACGGCGTGGGCCCAACCCCCGCGCCTGCGGCAGGTGCTCCTCAACCTGGTGAAGAACGCGACCGAGGCCGCGGGTGACGGCGGCGCCGTGGAGCTGCGCATCGAGGCCACGCGGGAAGGCGGCGCGAGCGTGGCTGTCTCGGACTCCGGTCCAGGCGTGAAGCCCGAGGACCAGCCCCGCCTGTTCGAGCCCTTCTTCACCACGCGCCCCACGGGGACGGGCCTGGGGCTCGCGGTGAGCCAGGCCATCGCGGAGGCGCACGGCGGCGACATCGTCGCGGACCAGGGGCCGCTCGGAGGCGCCCGCTTCACGCTGCGCCTGCCGCCCGCGTCACCCGCGAGGGAGGCGATGGCGTGA
- a CDS encoding sigma-54 dependent transcriptional regulator, producing MSTPIPPSVLVVDDKENMRKLFSRILGDAYAVTEAADGTQALALLAERDFDMVVTDIQMPGADGFAVLREVKRRTPDTQVVLVTAYASIPKAVEAIKEGAYDYLSKPFDPDEVALVVARALEQRRRSRAAAGLKDRLATAPDLHGLRGESPAMRALHGLLTQVAARDLTVLLTGETGTGKELAARAVHAESPRRARPFVAVNCGALPAELVESELFGHARGAFTGATVAKAGLFEEAHGGTLFLDEIGDLPLPVQVKLNRALQEREVRRVGTTVPVKVDVRVVAATHRDLAAEVAAGRFREDLYYRLNVVTVRLPALRERREDVPLLAMHFLARAGRPELDGFTPEALQALAGHAWPGNVRQLENAVARAAAVAQGARVTVEDLPPELATASASVPTPRATAESLTRLPYREAVDSARDAVSRDYLMALMREFGGNVTHAAERAGMERESLHRLLKRYGVRSEDFKRND from the coding sequence GTGAGCACTCCCATCCCTCCCAGTGTCCTCGTGGTGGACGACAAGGAGAACATGCGCAAGCTGTTCTCCCGCATCCTCGGAGACGCCTACGCGGTGACGGAGGCGGCGGACGGGACGCAGGCGCTCGCGCTGCTGGCCGAGCGCGACTTCGACATGGTCGTCACCGACATCCAGATGCCCGGGGCCGACGGCTTCGCGGTGCTGCGCGAGGTGAAGCGGCGCACCCCGGACACGCAGGTGGTGCTCGTCACCGCCTACGCGAGCATTCCCAAGGCGGTCGAGGCCATCAAGGAAGGCGCCTACGACTACCTCTCCAAGCCCTTCGACCCGGACGAGGTCGCGCTGGTGGTCGCGCGCGCCCTGGAGCAACGCCGCCGCAGCCGCGCCGCCGCCGGCCTCAAGGACCGCCTGGCCACCGCGCCGGACCTGCACGGCCTGCGCGGCGAGAGCCCCGCGATGCGCGCGCTGCACGGCCTGCTGACCCAGGTGGCGGCGCGCGACCTCACGGTGCTGCTCACGGGCGAGACGGGCACCGGCAAGGAGCTCGCGGCCAGGGCCGTGCACGCGGAGAGCCCTCGTCGGGCGCGGCCCTTCGTCGCGGTGAACTGCGGCGCGCTGCCCGCGGAGCTGGTGGAGAGCGAGCTGTTCGGCCACGCCAGGGGCGCCTTCACGGGGGCCACCGTGGCCAAGGCGGGCCTCTTCGAGGAGGCCCACGGCGGCACGCTCTTCCTCGACGAGATTGGCGACCTGCCGTTGCCGGTGCAGGTGAAGCTCAACCGCGCCCTCCAGGAGCGCGAGGTCCGCCGCGTGGGCACCACCGTGCCGGTCAAGGTGGACGTCCGGGTCGTGGCGGCGACGCACAGGGACCTGGCCGCGGAGGTCGCGGCGGGACGCTTCCGCGAGGACCTCTACTACCGCCTCAACGTGGTGACGGTGCGCCTGCCCGCGCTGCGCGAGCGCCGCGAGGATGTGCCGTTGCTGGCCATGCACTTCCTCGCCCGCGCGGGGCGCCCGGAGCTGGACGGCTTCACGCCCGAGGCGCTCCAGGCGCTCGCGGGCCACGCCTGGCCCGGCAACGTGCGGCAGCTGGAGAACGCGGTGGCGCGCGCGGCGGCGGTGGCGCAGGGGGCTCGGGTGACGGTGGAGGACCTCCCGCCGGAACTGGCGACCGCGAGCGCCAGCGTGCCCACGCCTCGCGCCACGGCGGAGTCACTGACGCGGCTGCCCTATCGCGAGGCGGTGGACAGCGCGCGGGACGCCGTCTCGCGCGACTACCTCATGGCGCTGATGCGCGAGTTCGGAGGCAACGTGACCCACGCCGCCGAACGCGCCGGCATGGAGCGCGAGAGCCTCCACCGCCTGCTCAAGCGCTACGGCGTGCGCTCCGAGGACTTCAAGCGCAACGACTGA
- a CDS encoding MetQ/NlpA family ABC transporter substrate-binding protein, whose product MKPPASFLLIPLAFAVVSAVLLVGTGCSKSEPLSTGQAPGLRIVKVGVNPVPHGEILRAAVPVALREGLRVEVVEFTDYVQPNIALADSQLDANYFQHVPYLERFAADRRLALSSAGAVHLEPLALYSIKYRQLAELPEGAQVTIPADPSNASRALHLLEDNGLLRLREGVGAGATVADVVGNPRKLALREIDAEQQPRTLEDVAAAVINGNYFLEAQKHLNLDAKALARESATRNPYANVIVVRRGDEARPEVRTLLKALQSEEVRRFIQTKYGDAVVPAF is encoded by the coding sequence ATGAAGCCGCCCGCGTCGTTCCTGCTCATCCCCCTGGCCTTCGCCGTCGTCTCCGCCGTGCTGTTGGTGGGCACGGGGTGCTCGAAGTCCGAACCGCTCAGCACCGGGCAGGCCCCCGGCCTGCGCATCGTGAAGGTGGGCGTCAATCCCGTCCCCCACGGGGAGATCCTCCGCGCCGCCGTGCCCGTGGCCCTGCGCGAGGGCCTGCGGGTGGAGGTGGTGGAGTTCACCGACTACGTGCAGCCCAACATCGCGCTGGCGGACTCGCAGCTGGACGCCAACTACTTCCAGCACGTGCCCTACCTGGAGCGGTTCGCCGCGGACCGGAGGCTGGCCTTGAGCAGCGCGGGCGCGGTGCACCTGGAGCCGCTGGCGCTCTACTCCATCAAGTACCGCCAGCTGGCGGAGCTGCCCGAGGGCGCGCAGGTGACGATTCCCGCCGACCCGAGCAACGCCTCGCGCGCGCTGCACCTGCTGGAGGACAACGGCCTCTTGCGCCTGCGCGAGGGCGTGGGCGCAGGCGCCACGGTGGCGGACGTGGTGGGCAATCCGCGCAAGCTGGCGCTGAGGGAAATCGACGCCGAGCAGCAGCCCCGCACCCTGGAGGACGTGGCCGCCGCCGTCATCAACGGCAACTACTTCCTGGAGGCCCAGAAGCACCTGAACCTGGACGCGAAGGCCCTCGCCCGCGAGTCGGCCACGCGCAATCCCTACGCCAACGTGATTGTCGTGCGCCGGGGCGACGAGGCCCGCCCGGAGGTGCGCACCCTGCTCAAGGCGCTCCAGTCCGAGGAGGTCCGGCGCTTCATCCAGACGAAGTATGGCGACGCGGTGGTCCCCGCGTTCTGA
- a CDS encoding methionine ABC transporter permease — MSGELAHSLWVATLETLYMTSVAGVLVVLAGLPLGVLLVLTDRGGLWERPGLNRVLGTLVNVGRSVPFIILMVAIVPLTRLLVGTTIGTTAAIVPLVVAAIPFMGRVVEQALREVDGGLVEAAIAMGSTHPRVIFRVLLPEALPSLVRGTALVVISLLSYSAMAGAVGGGGLGDLAVKYGYMRFRTDVMLGCLVVLLALVQWVQWLGDGLASRFDHSRAQPARPLD; from the coding sequence ATGTCGGGTGAGCTGGCGCATTCGCTGTGGGTGGCCACGCTGGAGACGCTCTACATGACGTCCGTGGCCGGCGTGCTGGTGGTGCTCGCGGGGCTGCCCCTGGGCGTGCTGCTGGTGCTGACGGACCGGGGCGGGCTGTGGGAGCGGCCGGGCTTGAACCGGGTGCTGGGCACGCTCGTCAACGTGGGGCGCTCGGTGCCATTCATCATCCTGATGGTGGCCATCGTCCCGCTGACGCGGTTGCTGGTGGGGACGACCATCGGCACGACGGCGGCCATCGTCCCGCTGGTGGTGGCGGCGATTCCCTTCATGGGCCGCGTGGTGGAGCAGGCGCTGCGGGAGGTGGACGGCGGGCTCGTCGAGGCGGCCATCGCCATGGGCTCCACCCACCCGCGGGTCATCTTCCGCGTGCTCCTGCCGGAGGCGCTGCCGTCACTCGTGCGTGGCACGGCGCTCGTGGTCATCAGCCTCTTGAGCTACAGCGCCATGGCCGGCGCGGTGGGCGGCGGGGGGCTGGGAGACCTGGCGGTGAAGTACGGCTACATGCGCTTCCGCACCGACGTCATGCTGGGGTGCCTCGTGGTGCTGCTCGCGCTGGTCCAGTGGGTGCAGTGGCTCGGGGATGGGCTCGCGTCCCGGTTCGACCACAGTCGCGCACAGCCTGCTCGTCCGCTCGATTGA
- a CDS encoding methionine ABC transporter ATP-binding protein: MIELRGVGKVYAQGGREVVALQDVSLRVEPGEVFGVLGQSGAGKSTLIRCVNLLERPTSGRVRVNGKELLSLKPEELRQARQGIGMIFQHFNLFSSQTVAGNVAYPLEVAGLPRERIRERVAELLALVGLSDKADVYPARLSGGQKQRVGIARALAPRPRILLSDEATSSLDPETTRSVLSLLRDINQRLGLTILLITHQMEVVKAICDSVAVLEKGRLVEQGKVADLLARPGTRLHELCYPPFVTGEAAVLRGGQRVELALAGEHSTRPILSTLARRFDVDAHLLEGSLERVGETRVGRLLFELTGAPDAVAQALAFLRQEGLTREEAAHVG, encoded by the coding sequence ATGATCGAGCTGCGTGGGGTCGGCAAGGTGTACGCCCAGGGTGGGCGGGAGGTGGTGGCCCTCCAGGACGTGTCGCTGCGGGTGGAGCCTGGAGAGGTGTTCGGCGTGCTCGGGCAGAGCGGCGCCGGCAAGTCCACGCTCATCCGCTGCGTCAACCTGCTGGAGCGCCCCACGTCGGGCCGGGTGCGGGTGAACGGAAAGGAGCTGCTGTCCCTGAAGCCGGAGGAGCTGCGCCAGGCGCGGCAGGGCATCGGGATGATCTTCCAGCACTTCAACCTGTTCTCCTCGCAGACGGTGGCGGGCAACGTCGCCTATCCGCTGGAGGTGGCGGGGCTGCCGCGCGAGCGGATTCGCGAGCGCGTCGCGGAGCTGCTCGCGTTGGTGGGCCTGTCCGACAAGGCGGACGTCTATCCGGCGCGGCTGTCGGGCGGACAGAAGCAGCGGGTGGGCATCGCCCGCGCGCTGGCGCCCCGTCCCCGCATCCTCCTGTCGGACGAGGCCACGTCGTCGCTGGACCCGGAGACGACGCGGTCGGTGCTGTCGCTGCTGCGCGACATCAACCAGCGGCTGGGGCTCACCATCCTGCTCATCACCCACCAGATGGAGGTGGTGAAGGCCATCTGCGACTCCGTCGCCGTGCTGGAGAAGGGCCGGCTCGTCGAGCAGGGCAAGGTGGCGGACCTGCTCGCGAGGCCGGGCACGCGGTTGCACGAGCTGTGCTACCCGCCCTTCGTCACGGGCGAGGCCGCGGTGCTGCGGGGGGGCCAGCGGGTGGAGCTGGCGCTCGCGGGCGAACACTCCACGCGCCCCATCCTGAGCACCCTGGCGCGCCGCTTCGACGTGGACGCGCACCTGCTGGAGGGTTCGCTGGAGCGGGTGGGCGAGACGCGCGTGGGGCGGTTGTTGTTCGAGCTGACGGGGGCGCCGGACGCGGTGGCCCAGGCGCTGGCGTTCCTGCGGCAAGAGGGCCTGACGCGCGAGGAGGCCGCCCATGTCGGGTGA
- the cysK gene encoding cysteine synthase A, with product MPNNIYADVTQLIGRTPIVRLSRIGQADEATLLAKVEFFNPGGSVKDRIGLAMLEDAENHGRLRSGMTIVEPTSGNTGVALAMVAAVKGYRLVLTMPESMSVERRRILEAYGAELVLTPAAKGMTGAVEAAEELLKSLGDQGFMPQQFRNPSNPEIHRRTTAKEILGDLDVKALDAFVAGIGTGGTITGAGGELKKANPALQVVAVEPLRSPLLTQGKAGPHRIQGIGANFVPEVLDRSVFDEVIDVSDVDAYLAARELARREGLLVGISSGAALHAARQVAKRLGPGKTVLTVLPDTGERYWSSFAAFAEELANTPRGVGG from the coding sequence ATGCCCAACAACATCTACGCCGACGTGACGCAGCTCATTGGCCGGACGCCCATCGTGCGGCTGTCGCGCATCGGACAGGCGGACGAGGCCACGCTGCTGGCCAAGGTCGAGTTCTTCAACCCCGGCGGCAGCGTGAAGGACCGCATCGGTCTGGCCATGCTGGAGGACGCGGAGAACCACGGCCGGCTGCGCTCGGGGATGACCATCGTCGAGCCCACCAGCGGCAACACCGGCGTGGCGCTGGCCATGGTGGCCGCGGTGAAGGGCTACCGGCTGGTGCTCACGATGCCGGAGAGCATGAGCGTGGAGCGCCGCCGCATCCTGGAGGCATATGGCGCGGAGCTGGTGCTCACGCCCGCCGCCAAGGGGATGACGGGCGCCGTCGAGGCCGCCGAGGAGCTGCTCAAGTCGCTCGGGGACCAGGGCTTCATGCCGCAGCAGTTCCGCAACCCGTCCAACCCCGAAATCCACCGCCGCACCACGGCGAAGGAAATCCTGGGCGACCTGGACGTGAAGGCGCTGGACGCGTTCGTGGCGGGTATCGGCACGGGCGGCACCATCACCGGCGCGGGCGGTGAGCTGAAGAAGGCGAACCCGGCGCTCCAGGTGGTGGCGGTGGAGCCGCTGCGCTCGCCGTTGCTGACGCAGGGCAAGGCGGGGCCCCACCGCATCCAGGGCATCGGCGCCAACTTCGTCCCGGAGGTGCTGGACCGCTCCGTGTTCGACGAGGTCATCGACGTGTCGGACGTGGACGCGTACCTGGCGGCGCGCGAGCTGGCGCGCAGGGAGGGCCTGCTGGTGGGTATCTCCAGCGGCGCGGCGCTGCACGCGGCGCGACAGGTGGCGAAGCGGCTGGGGCCCGGCAAGACGGTGCTCACGGTGCTGCCCGACACGGGTGAGCGTTATTGGAGTTCATTCGCGGCCTTCGCCGAGGAGCTGGCGAACACCCCGCGGGGAGTCGGTGGATGA